The Parus major isolate Abel chromosome 5, Parus_major1.1, whole genome shotgun sequence genome contains a region encoding:
- the CFL2 gene encoding cofilin-2, with protein MKVRKSSTPEEIKKRKKAVLFCLSDDKKQIIVEESKQILVGDIGDTVEDPYTAFVKLLPLNDCRYALYDATYETKESKKEDLVFIFWAPESAPLKSKMIYASSKDAIKKKFTGIKHEWQVNGLDDIKDRSTLGEKLGGNVVVSLEGKPL; from the exons ATGAAAGTAAGGAAATCTTCAACCCCagaggagattaaaaaaagaaagaaagctgtTCTCTTCTGCTTAAGTGatgacaaaaaacaaataattgtaGAGGAGTCAAAGCAGATATTGGTTGGTGACATTGGTGATACTGTGGAGGACCCCTATACAGCCTTTGTGAAGTTGCTACCTTTGAATGATTGCCGATACGCTTTGTATGATGCCACATATGAGACAAAGGAATCTAAGAAAGAAGACCTGGTATTTATATTCTG ggcTCCTGAAAGCGCACCTTTAAAAAGCAAGATGATCTACGCAAGCTCTAAAGAtgccattaaaaagaaatttacag GTATTAAACATGAGTGGCAAGTAAATGGTTTGGATGATATTAAGGACCGTTCAACACTTGGAGAGAAATTGGGAGGCAACGTGGTAGTTTCACTTGAAGGAAAACCCTTATAA